The DNA segment TTCGCTCCTGCGGATGGGCGAATTGAACCTGGAGAACCTGGTGCAGGGGCATGGCGAAGTGCTCTTGCGCGGTGAGATTCCCGAAGCCCTGAATGCGAACGTCGCCTACCTGGATACAGTCCGCGCGCGGGTCAGGGAGGGGATTGAGATGGGCCTGTCGCGCGATGAAATCGCGGCCCTGGACATTGAGGAATGCGGCCTGTCGCGCGTGCCTTTAGGTGGGCTTGCCCAGCACTTGCATCGGGCCAACGTGCTGTACCTGTACGACGAGATGCGCCGCGGCGGGCTGCCCTTCGCCGCGGATGGGCCTGGGACTTCCCCCGCGCGTGCCCCGGCAGACGAGGATGAGCCGCTTGAGTGATCGGCCTCGTTCCGCACGCCGCTTGCCGCATACCAAGGCGGACTTCACCGTGGTCTTTGACGGCGGGAGCAAGGGCAACCCCGGCCCCGGGTATGGCAGTTTCGTGTTGATGCGCAACGCCGATGGCGCGCAGAAGAGGCAGCGCCTGAATCTGGGCGCTCGCATGACCAGCAACGAGGCCGAGTACGACACGCTGATCCGCGCCCTGGAGGCGCTGCTGGATTGGATTCGCGAGATGGGCCTGCAGGCGCATGAGGTTACGGTGGAAGTGCGCGGGGACAGCCAACTGGTCATGCGCCAGGTTCAGGGCACGTGGAAAGCGAGGGAGCCGCGGATGGCAGCGCGGCGCGACCGCGTTGTGGCGCTCGCAAGCCGATTGGGCGCTGTGCGGTGGGTGGAGCAGCCCCGCGCGGCCTCGGTGCGGCTGCTGGGGCACTGACGCCGCGCCCGGCCACCGGCCGCAGCGAGGGCAGGCGCTACTCTTCGGGGAGTTCCTGCACCGGCAGGTTGAGGTCCACCAACTCGCCGTGAACGTTGACGGTGGCGCGGAAGCCCATCATACCGAGGTAGAGCCTCGCTTCCTCGGGCAGGCCGAACTCCATCATCTGGTCCACCTGCTTGTCCAGATTCTGCAATGTGGCATCTACGGCCGCTTTCGTGAACAGGTCGTCGCGCCCCAGGAGTTCCAGAATCTGGGCCGTAACCAGGTCGCGGTGTTGGAGCATCTGGTCGCGCAGGCG comes from the Chloroflexota bacterium genome and includes:
- a CDS encoding ribonuclease HI family protein, which codes for MPHTKADFTVVFDGGSKGNPGPGYGSFVLMRNADGAQKRQRLNLGARMTSNEAEYDTLIRALEALLDWIREMGLQAHEVTVEVRGDSQLVMRQVQGTWKAREPRMAARRDRVVALASRLGAVRWVEQPRAASVRLLGH